One genomic segment of Drosophila willistoni isolate 14030-0811.24 chromosome 2R unlocalized genomic scaffold, UCI_dwil_1.1 Seg200, whole genome shotgun sequence includes these proteins:
- the LOC6641690 gene encoding uncharacterized protein LOC6641690 — protein sequence MYKKTLIATILVAFICVQFASSLTCYTCVTEADCKKPKKTTCTNQAANETSSHLAVYHQNVANITSSSRFDCLALKYTYMNNTVHRLHGCIHPTVNACNLALKPAYATWNKTWCSVCSGNKCNKNPAGKMSNSFYTILTATVGLVLAKMYA from the exons ATGTATAAGAAAACTTTAATAGCCACTATTCTAGTGGCCTTTATCTGTGTTCAATTTG CCTCATCACTCACCTGTTATACCTGCGTAACCGAGGCAGATtgcaaaaaaccaaagaagacAACCTGCACGAATCAAGCTGCCAATGAGACAAGCAGTCATTTGGCTGTCTATCACCAGAATGTTGCCAATATTACAAGTAGCTCACGATTTGATTGTTTAGCCTTGAAATACACATATA tGAACAATACTGTTCATCGTCTTCACGGCTGCATTCATCCCACTGTGAATGCCTGTAATCTCGCCCTAAAACCTGCCTATGCCACTTGGAATAAGACCTGGTGCAGCGTGTGTTCCGGTAATAAGTGCAACAAAAATCCAGCCGGTAAAATGAGCAACAGTTTTTACACCATTCTGACTGCAACTGTGGGTCTTGTTTTAGCCAAAATGTATGCTTAA
- the LOC6641689 gene encoding uncharacterized protein LOC6641689, whose product MWKKVILVAVLVAFISVQFADSLICYSCNSPDSCRSPSSHVCSNTTANASSTFLKTIHSNVPEIAGSSYFLCSNLVYTHSENQSQAAAFQGCVHPNATVCNLTLNATNSNNWNRTCSTCFDKDYCNPAGTFSGSFYTIVGSVLALLMAKLVY is encoded by the exons atgTGGAAGAAAGTGATTTTAGTCGCGGTGCTTGTTGCCTTTATCAGTGTGCAGTTTG CCGACTCCTTGATCTGCTACAGTTGCAATTCACCTGACTCCTGTCGCAGTCCTTCGAGTCATGTGTGCTCCAATACAACTGCAAATGCTAGCAGTACGTTTTTGAAAACGATTCACTCCAATGTACCGGAAATTGCAGGAAGTAGCTATTTTCTCTGTTCCAATCTTGTTTACACTCATAGTGAGA atCAAAGTCAAGCGGCTGCCTTCCAGGGCTGTGTTCATCCCAATGCAACGGTTTGCAATTTAACTTTGAATGCCACAAATAGCAATAACTGGAACAGAACTTGTTCTACTTGTTTCGATAAAGATTATTGCAATCCTGCTGGCACTTTTAGTGGGAGTTTCTATACAATAGTTGGTTCAGTTTTGGCCCTACTGATGGCCAAGCTAGTGTATTAA
- the LOC6641691 gene encoding mitochondrial 2-oxodicarboxylate carrier produces the protein MPIADFTWAAAICQTAAGGSAGLLEVLVTHPLDVVKTRMQLQGTQAQHGEILYRGFYDCFSKMYRYEGLSGFWKGIMPPIVFETPKRAFKFLLFEQCQRLFMFGKPKRSAMTFALAGALAGTLECFFLNPFEVVKITQQANRYESINTVTVAKQIIEKDGFGLRGLGKGITATMTRNAIFHFVFFGFYYGMKIKLPQRDDPFMDFLQRTSLAFLAGVLAILHSAPFDMAKSRIQGPQPKPGKIKYEWTLRTMQMVYREEGFRALFKGLSPSLMRVGPGGALMLLVYEYGFGYCKSKLI, from the coding sequence ATGCCGATCGCTGACTTTACTTGGGCCGCTGCCATCTGTCAAACTGCTGCTGGTGGATCAgctggtctcctggaagttttAGTTACACATCCTCTGGATGTTGTTAAGACCCGAATGCAACTGCAGGGGACACAAGCTCAACATGGAGAAATACTCTATCGCGGATTCTACGATTGTTTCAGTAAAATGTATCGTTATGAGGGTTTGTCTGGTTTCTGGAAAGGCATAATGCCACCGATTGTATTCGAAACACCCAAACgagcatttaaatttttactgTTTGAACAGTGTCAGCGATTGTTTATGTTTGGTAAGCCAAAACGTTCGGCAATGACTTTCGCATTGGCTGGTGCTTTGGCCGGAACTTTAGAGTGTTTTTTCCTTAATCCTTTCGAAGTGGTTAAAATTACACAGCAGGCAAATCGTTATGAATCTATAAATACTGTAACAGTTGCCAAGCAAATAATAGAAAAAGATGGCTTCGGTCTAAGGGGACTCGGTAAAGGCATTACGGCAACTATGACACGGAATGCTATATTTCACTTTGTATTTTTTGGCTTCTACTATGGAATGAAGATAAAACTTCCGCAACGTGATGATCCATTTATGGACTTCTTACAAAGAACGTCATTGGCATTTCTTGCTGGAGTTTTGGCTATTCTACATTCAGCCCCCTTCGACATGGCCAAATCAAGAATACAAGGACCTCAACCCAAGCCGGGTAAGATCAAATATGAATGGACCCTAAGAACTATGCAAATGGTATATCGCGAAGAAGGATTTCGTGCCTTATTCAAGGGTTTATCGCCAAGTTTAATGCGTGTGGGTCCAGGTGGGGCTTTAATGCTATTAGTTTATGAATACGGATTTGGTTATTGCAAAAGTAAACTAATTTAA